One Lytechinus pictus isolate F3 Inbred chromosome 12, Lp3.0, whole genome shotgun sequence genomic region harbors:
- the LOC129273034 gene encoding dopamine receptor 1-like encodes MQDQRMTSAVISTLSVDLAADELSMSEIDYPTEEPPAADPDGGMPLAQMVLIGTVLALIIVTSIFGNILVCVAVATEDKLRRTGNLFIVSLAMADLLVSFLVMPFAMFNDLLGYWVFSHRFCNVWVSFDIMFSTASILNLCAISVDRYIHIKRPFKYYHWMTKRIVIAMILLVWGMSALISFIPIHLGWHKDASDTSPSLHPSSHLFPSPSNLSNLTHSDMQTLSPNSITVSHLRPPDTDPGDDYFECAMSLNATYAVFSSLISFIIPCLIMISIYACIFKAVRERMRNARLGRLGSSKNHHPDTQYHCNSQAATDHKAAITLGIIMGVFLMCWLPFFIYNIVLPLCTSCLFSELAFKILTWLGYFNSCLNPVIYSIFNRDFRNAFKNILFYQLTGFLCRCWGKRPQKRHRGHRSSITKRTRPSDINGRVRFDAPAYGLRAHRKTNISDTSLETIREKISPT; translated from the coding sequence ATGCAGGATCAACGGATGACCTCCGCTGTGATATCGACGTTGAGTGTCGACCTGGCAGCTGATGAACTATCCATGTCGGAGATCGACTATCCTACCGAGGAGCCGCCCGCCGCCGACCCAGACGGGGGGATGCCCCTCGCTCAGATGGTCCTAATCGGAACCGTTCTCGCGCTCATTATTGTTACCTCTATTTTCGGCAACATCCTGGTGTGCGTTGCCGTGGCAACGGAGGATAAACTCCGGAGGACGGGGAACCTTTTTATAGTGTCTCTCGCGATGGCAGACTTGCTGGTATCATTCCTTGTTATGCCGTTCGCGATGTTTAATGACCTCTTAGGGTACTGGGTGTTCAGCCATCGCTTTTGTAATGTATGGGTGTCGTTTGATATCATGTTTAGCACGGCATCCATTTTGAATCTTTGCGCCATCAGCGTTGATCGCTACATCCATATCAAAAGACCTTTTAAATACtaccattggatgacaaagAGGATCGTCATAGCCATGATCTTGTTGGTATGGGGGATGTCGGcacttatttcattcattcctaTTCATCTTGGTTGGCATAAGGATGCCTCAGATACCAGCCCATCACTCCACCCCTCGTCGCACCTGTTCCCTTCCCCTTCCAACCTCTCTAACCTCACACATTCTGACATGCAAACATTGAGCCCTAATTCAATCACCGTCTCTCATCTTCGACCCCCTGACACAGATCCGGGGGATGATTACTTCGAGTGTGCGATGAGCCTGAACGCTACCTACGCTGTCTTCTCCTCTTTAATAAGCTTCATCATTCCTTGTTTAATTATGATCAGTATCTACGCGTGTATTTTCAAGGCGGTGAGAGAGCGGATGAGGAACGCTCGCCTCGGCCGCCTGGGGAGCAGTAAAAACCACCATCCGGACACGCAGTATCACTGCAACAGCCAAGCCGCCACGGATCACAAAGCTGCCATCACGTTAGGGATAATCATGGGCGTGTTCCTCATGTGCTGGTTACCCTTTTTCATCTACAACATTGTACTTCCGCTATGCACCTCCTGCTTGTTCAGCGAGCTAGCTTTCAAGATTCTCACCTGGTTAGgctattttaattcatgccTGAACCCGGTGATCTACAGTATTTTCAATCGCGATTTCCGCAACGCGTTCAAGAACATTCTCTTTTATCAGTTGACCGGGTTCCTATGTCGGTGCTGGGGCAAACGACCCCAGAAGCGCCACCGGGGACACCGCTCCAGTATCACGAAAAGGACCAGACCAAGTGATATCAACGGTCGTGTCAGGTTCGACGCACCAGCTTACGGGTTAAGAGCTCACAGAAAAACGAACATCAGTGATACCTCATTGGAGACAATACGCGAGAAAATATCACCAACGTGA